Proteins from a single region of Sylvia atricapilla isolate bSylAtr1 chromosome 9, bSylAtr1.pri, whole genome shotgun sequence:
- the MMACHC gene encoding cyanocobalamin reductase / alkylcobalamin dealkylase isoform X2: MERRVAEGLRSALGPLGLEAHAFKVGWYNAVLQPAFHLPYPDDTLAFVVLSTPSMFDKALKPFVKKERLKIIRDPVDQCVSHHLSRVKEKFPDQRVDVMFDYEMLPSRKPKFLAQTAAHVSGAAYYYQRKDVKLDPWGKKIFGVCIHPKYGGWFAIRGLLLFPDIQVPFLEQPAPVDCVSTEEKRIELLEQFNFHWQDGRYRDIIEVKERYSEEQKAYFATPPAERFRLLGLSQEAQRITFH; this comes from the exons atggaGCGGCGCGTGGCGGAGGGGCTCCGCAGCGCGCTGGGCCCGCTCGGCCTCGAGGCGCACGCCTTCAAG GTTGGGTGGTACAATGCTGTTCTCCAGCCAGCCTTCCACCTCCCCTACCCAGATGACACACTGGCCTTCGTGGTCCTCAGCACGCCTTCCATGTTTGACAAAGCCCTTAAGCCTTTTGTGAAAAAAGAACGATTAAAAATAATCAGGGATCCTGTGGATCAGTGTGTTTCCCATCATTTATCACGTGTGAAGGAG AAATTCCCTGACCAGAGGGTGGATGTCATGTTTGATTACGAGATGCTGCCGAGCCGAAAGCCCAAGTTCCTGGCACAGACAGCTGCCCACGTTTCTGGAGCTGCATATTACTACCAAAGGAAAGATGTGAAGCTTGATCCTTGGGGGAAAAAG atCTTTGGCGTTTGTATCCATCCCAAGTACGGCGGCTGGTTTGCTATCCGGGgtctcctgctcttcccagacATTCAGGTGCCGTTCCTGGAACAGCCCGCCCCTGTTGACTGTGTGAGCACGGAGGAGAAAAGGattgagctgctggagcagttcaATTTCCACTGGCAGGACGGCCGCTACAGGGACATCATTGAAGTGAAGGAAAGGTACTCAGAGGAGCAAAAAGCCTATTTTGCCACTCCTCCAGCCGAGAGATTCCGGCTGCTGGGGCTCTCACAGGAGGCCCAGAGAATCACATTTCACTGA
- the MMACHC gene encoding cyanocobalamin reductase / alkylcobalamin dealkylase isoform X1, with translation MERRVAEGLRSALGPLGLEAHAFKVGWYNAVLQPAFHLPYPDDTLAFVVLSTPSMFDKALKPFVKKERLKIIRDPVDQCVSHHLSRVKEKFPDQRVDVMFDYEMLPSRKPKFLAQTAAHVSGAAYYYQRKDVKLDPWGKKKIFGVCIHPKYGGWFAIRGLLLFPDIQVPFLEQPAPVDCVSTEEKRIELLEQFNFHWQDGRYRDIIEVKERYSEEQKAYFATPPAERFRLLGLSQEAQRITFH, from the exons atggaGCGGCGCGTGGCGGAGGGGCTCCGCAGCGCGCTGGGCCCGCTCGGCCTCGAGGCGCACGCCTTCAAG GTTGGGTGGTACAATGCTGTTCTCCAGCCAGCCTTCCACCTCCCCTACCCAGATGACACACTGGCCTTCGTGGTCCTCAGCACGCCTTCCATGTTTGACAAAGCCCTTAAGCCTTTTGTGAAAAAAGAACGATTAAAAATAATCAGGGATCCTGTGGATCAGTGTGTTTCCCATCATTTATCACGTGTGAAGGAG AAATTCCCTGACCAGAGGGTGGATGTCATGTTTGATTACGAGATGCTGCCGAGCCGAAAGCCCAAGTTCCTGGCACAGACAGCTGCCCACGTTTCTGGAGCTGCATATTACTACCAAAGGAAAGATGTGAAGCTTGATCCTTGGGGGAAAAAG aagatCTTTGGCGTTTGTATCCATCCCAAGTACGGCGGCTGGTTTGCTATCCGGGgtctcctgctcttcccagacATTCAGGTGCCGTTCCTGGAACAGCCCGCCCCTGTTGACTGTGTGAGCACGGAGGAGAAAAGGattgagctgctggagcagttcaATTTCCACTGGCAGGACGGCCGCTACAGGGACATCATTGAAGTGAAGGAAAGGTACTCAGAGGAGCAAAAAGCCTATTTTGCCACTCCTCCAGCCGAGAGATTCCGGCTGCTGGGGCTCTCACAGGAGGCCCAGAGAATCACATTTCACTGA